From Streptomyces chrestomyceticus JCM 4735, one genomic window encodes:
- a CDS encoding oxidoreductase: MSTTADPLATLASLPGVADSVDSVRTSVDRVYGHRIMRRRSNEITSEAALRGARASAALAGADWALEEVRRRSDFGVEGEPRTVGAALRLTAEAGQLLSVWRQSPLRVLARLHLVAASGDARRESVGRPRLAGEPVDEPLVELTLPDADEVAGRLDGLARLLLAGSEAPALVVAAVVHGELLALRPFGSYNGLVARAAERIVLVGSGLDPKSVCPAEVGHAEQDRAAYVAALEGYVSGTPEGVAAWIAHCGRAVELGARESTAVCEAMQRGAA; this comes from the coding sequence ATGAGTACGACAGCCGATCCGCTCGCGACCCTGGCCTCGCTCCCGGGCGTCGCCGACTCCGTGGACTCCGTGCGCACCAGCGTGGACCGGGTCTACGGGCACCGGATCATGCGACGGCGCAGCAACGAGATCACCTCCGAGGCGGCGCTGCGCGGAGCACGGGCCTCCGCCGCGCTGGCCGGAGCCGACTGGGCGCTGGAGGAGGTGCGGCGGCGGTCCGACTTCGGCGTCGAGGGCGAGCCGCGGACGGTCGGCGCGGCCCTGCGGCTGACCGCCGAGGCCGGGCAACTGCTCAGCGTGTGGCGGCAGTCGCCGCTGCGGGTGCTGGCGCGGTTGCACCTGGTGGCGGCGAGCGGCGACGCCCGGCGGGAGTCGGTGGGACGGCCCCGGCTGGCGGGCGAGCCGGTCGACGAGCCCCTGGTGGAGCTGACGCTGCCGGACGCCGACGAGGTCGCCGGGCGTCTGGACGGGCTGGCGCGGCTGCTGCTGGCGGGCAGCGAGGCGCCGGCGCTGGTGGTGGCGGCCGTGGTGCACGGCGAGCTGCTGGCGCTACGCCCCTTCGGCTCGTACAACGGGCTGGTCGCGCGGGCCGCCGAGCGCATCGTGCTGGTCGGCAGCGGGCTGGACCCGAAGTCGGTCTGCCCGGCGGAGGTCGGGCACGCGGAACAGGACCGGGCCGCGTACGTGGCGGCGCTGGAAGGTTATGTGTCCGGCACCCCGGAGGGCGTGGCGGCGTGGATCGCGCACTGCGGCCGAGCGGTGGAGCTGGGGGCGCGGGAGAGCACGGCGGTGTGCGAGGCGATGCAGCGCGGGGCGGCCTGA
- a CDS encoding ATP-binding protein, producing the protein MKIAFVGKGGSGKTTLSSLFIRHLAAARVPVIAVDADINQHLATALGMDEAEAAALPALGARLPLVKDYLRGTNPRIASAETMIKTTPPGEGSRLLRVVEDNPVYAACARPVLLEGEPVRLMATGPFAESDLGVACYHSKTGAVELCLNHLVDGREEYVVVDMTAGSDSFASGMFTRFDLTFLVAEPTRKGVAVYRQYKDYARDYGIALKVVGNKVQGPDDAAFLADEVGEDLLLTVGDSAWVRAMEKGRPRRFDLLEADQRQALKELHAAADETYEQRDWERYTRQMVHFHLKNAESWANAKTGADLAAQVDPAFVLAEPSGAPQPA; encoded by the coding sequence ATGAAGATCGCGTTCGTGGGCAAGGGCGGCAGTGGGAAGACCACGCTGTCCTCCCTGTTCATCCGCCACCTCGCCGCCGCCCGCGTCCCCGTGATCGCGGTGGACGCCGACATCAACCAGCATCTGGCCACCGCCCTCGGCATGGACGAGGCGGAGGCCGCCGCGCTGCCGGCCCTCGGTGCCCGGCTGCCGCTGGTCAAGGACTACCTGCGCGGCACCAACCCGCGTATCGCGTCCGCCGAGACAATGATCAAGACGACACCGCCCGGTGAGGGCTCCCGGCTGCTGCGGGTCGTCGAGGACAACCCGGTGTACGCGGCGTGCGCCCGGCCCGTCCTCCTGGAGGGCGAACCGGTACGCCTGATGGCGACCGGCCCGTTCGCCGAGTCCGACCTGGGGGTGGCCTGCTACCACTCCAAGACCGGCGCGGTCGAACTGTGCCTGAACCACCTCGTGGACGGCCGTGAGGAGTACGTCGTCGTCGACATGACGGCCGGCTCCGACTCGTTCGCCTCCGGGATGTTCACCCGCTTCGACCTGACCTTCCTGGTCGCCGAGCCCACCCGTAAGGGCGTCGCGGTCTACCGCCAGTACAAGGACTACGCGCGCGACTACGGCATCGCCCTCAAGGTCGTCGGCAACAAGGTCCAGGGCCCGGACGACGCCGCCTTCCTGGCCGACGAGGTGGGTGAGGACCTGCTGCTCACGGTGGGGGACTCGGCGTGGGTGCGGGCCATGGAGAAGGGCCGGCCGCGCCGCTTCGACCTGCTGGAGGCCGACCAGCGGCAGGCGTTGAAGGAGCTGCACGCCGCCGCTGACGAAACGTACGAGCAGCGCGACTGGGAGCGCTACACCCGCCAGATGGTGCACTTCCACCTGAAGAACGCGGAGAGTTGGGCGAACGCGAAGACGGGCGCCGACCTGGCGGCCCAGGTCGACCCCGCCTTCGTCCTCGCCGAGCCGTCAGGAGCCCCGCAACCGGCCTGA
- the ssd gene encoding septum site-determining protein Ssd: MAGRMTPDQSPGPAGGRGGPLVVTEDEDLLDDVLRLCAAAGATPEVAHGVARGRSPGWASAPLVIVGADCAPRLCGAGRRDGVVLVARGADDRQLWRLAVALGAERVLVLPGGESWLVDRIADAVEGVGPAAVTVGVIGGSGGAGASTLACALALTAARAGHRTVLVDADPLGGGLDVLLGGEKEEGLRWPAFAESRGRVGGDALEEALPRLHSLRVLSWDRGDAVAIPPQAMRAVMAAARRRGGAVVVDLPRRLDEAVVEALAQVDVGLLVVPTELRALAAARRVAALIRTVLPDVRVVTRASPGPGSGRAAELAPEEAARLLGLPLAGELGWEAGLPGELARGAPPGANARGALRHFGTAFWGRVLPGGAGAGIAGSGAAESRGDGPVGGGPEVGGRRGWLGEGVGGGPGEG; the protein is encoded by the coding sequence GTGGCCGGACGTATGACTCCCGATCAATCACCCGGACCCGCCGGAGGGCGCGGCGGACCGCTGGTCGTCACCGAGGACGAGGACCTTCTCGACGACGTCCTGAGACTCTGCGCGGCAGCCGGCGCGACACCGGAAGTGGCCCACGGCGTCGCCCGTGGCCGCAGTCCGGGCTGGGCCTCGGCGCCCCTGGTGATCGTCGGCGCCGACTGCGCACCCCGCCTGTGCGGAGCGGGCCGCCGGGACGGGGTGGTGCTCGTCGCCCGCGGCGCGGACGACCGGCAACTGTGGCGGCTGGCCGTCGCCCTCGGGGCGGAACGGGTGCTGGTGCTCCCCGGCGGCGAGAGCTGGCTGGTGGACCGGATCGCCGACGCGGTGGAGGGCGTCGGGCCCGCGGCCGTGACAGTGGGGGTGATCGGCGGCAGCGGCGGCGCCGGCGCGAGCACCCTCGCCTGTGCCCTGGCCCTGACGGCGGCCCGCGCGGGCCACCGGACCGTCCTGGTCGACGCGGACCCGCTGGGCGGCGGACTCGACGTACTGCTGGGCGGCGAGAAGGAGGAAGGGCTGCGCTGGCCCGCCTTCGCCGAATCGCGCGGACGGGTGGGCGGCGACGCCCTGGAGGAAGCGCTGCCGAGGCTGCACTCTTTACGCGTACTGAGCTGGGACCGGGGCGACGCGGTGGCGATCCCGCCGCAGGCGATGCGCGCGGTCATGGCAGCGGCGCGCAGACGGGGCGGCGCCGTGGTGGTGGACCTGCCGCGCAGGCTGGACGAAGCGGTCGTGGAAGCGCTGGCCCAGGTCGATGTCGGGCTGCTGGTCGTCCCCACCGAACTGCGGGCGCTGGCGGCGGCCCGGCGCGTGGCGGCCCTGATCCGTACGGTCCTGCCGGACGTACGGGTGGTGACACGCGCCAGCCCAGGCCCGGGCAGCGGCCGCGCCGCGGAGCTGGCGCCGGAGGAGGCCGCCCGGCTGCTCGGCCTTCCCTTGGCCGGAGAGCTGGGGTGGGAGGCCGGCCTCCCGGGAGAACTGGCGCGGGGGGCGCCGCCGGGGGCGAACGCCCGGGGAGCGTTGCGGCACTTCGGTACGGCTTTTTGGGGGCGGGTGTTGCCGGGGGGTGCGGGGGCGGGGATCGCGGGGTCGGGGGCTGCGGAGTCGAGAGGCGACGGGCCGGTGGGCGGTGGTCCGGAGGTCGGTGGGCGGCGCGGGTGGCTCGGTGAGGGCGTAGGGGGTGGTCCGGGTGAGGGCTGA
- a CDS encoding HAD family hydrolase → MVGAYARPVENHSVPHSATHSTPRTAAFFDLDKTVIAKSSTLTFSKSFYQGGLINRRAVLRTAYAQFVFLAGGADHDQMERMRAYLSALCRGWDVAQVREIIAETLHELIDPLIYDEAASLIEEHHTAGRDVVIVSTSGAEVVEPIGALLGADRVVATRMVVGADGRFTGEVEYYAYGPTKAQAVRDLAASEGYDLARCYAYSDSATDVPMLEAVGHPYAVNPDRALRREAASRGWPVLSFTRPVQLKQRLPSLGMPSRPVLATVAAVGAAAATAGLVWYASRRRPVFARITRV, encoded by the coding sequence ATGGTGGGCGCCTATGCTCGCCCCGTGGAAAACCACTCCGTGCCCCACTCGGCGACTCACTCGACACCCCGGACAGCCGCGTTCTTCGACCTGGACAAGACAGTCATTGCTAAGTCGAGCACGCTGACCTTCAGCAAGTCGTTCTACCAAGGCGGCCTGATCAATCGCCGGGCCGTTCTGCGCACCGCCTATGCCCAGTTCGTCTTCCTCGCGGGCGGCGCCGACCACGACCAGATGGAACGGATGCGCGCCTACCTGTCGGCACTCTGCCGGGGCTGGGACGTGGCCCAGGTCCGGGAGATCATCGCGGAGACCCTCCACGAGCTGATCGACCCGCTCATCTACGACGAGGCCGCCTCGCTCATCGAGGAGCATCACACGGCGGGCCGCGACGTCGTGATCGTCTCCACCTCGGGCGCCGAGGTGGTCGAACCGATCGGCGCCCTGCTCGGCGCCGACCGCGTGGTGGCCACCCGGATGGTCGTCGGCGCGGACGGCCGCTTCACGGGCGAGGTGGAGTACTACGCCTATGGCCCGACCAAGGCACAAGCGGTACGGGACCTCGCCGCGTCGGAGGGCTACGACCTGGCGCGCTGCTACGCCTACAGCGATTCGGCGACCGATGTGCCGATGCTGGAGGCGGTCGGCCATCCGTACGCCGTCAATCCGGACCGCGCGCTGCGCCGCGAGGCCGCGAGCCGGGGATGGCCGGTTCTGTCGTTCACCCGGCCGGTCCAGCTCAAGCAGCGGCTGCCCTCCCTGGGCATGCCGTCGCGTCCGGTGCTCGCCACGGTGGCCGCCGTGGGTGCGGCCGCCGCGACCGCGGGCCTCGTCTGGTACGCGAGCCGGCGGCGCCCGGTTTTTGCCCGTATCACCCGAGTTTGA